In one Bacillus sp. Marseille-P3661 genomic region, the following are encoded:
- a CDS encoding YugN family protein produces the protein MKFEGTGIEDKVIDISILNHIMQDAGLVRGEQWDFERISYDRKFEKLDTKEVFYLRVQAFAVEGNVDSNHAKVKLLTPLLGKHYYPHGVEYGEGENFPKNVVDRSKAILDKVSAQIAEAAK, from the coding sequence ATGAAATTTGAAGGTACGGGTATTGAAGATAAGGTTATTGATATTTCAATATTAAACCATATTATGCAAGATGCTGGTTTAGTTAGAGGAGAACAATGGGATTTTGAACGCATTAGCTATGATCGCAAATTTGAGAAATTAGATACAAAAGAAGTTTTTTACTTGCGCGTTCAAGCATTTGCAGTTGAGGGGAACGTTGATTCAAACCATGCCAAAGTAAAATTATTAACACCATTATTAGGAAAACACTATTATCCGCATGGGGTTGAATATGGAGAGGGAGAAAATTTTCCTAAAAACGTAGTAGATAGATCAAAAGCCATACTTGATAAAGTAAGCGCACAGATTGCCGAAGCTGCAAAATAA
- a CDS encoding stalk domain-containing protein: MIKRVAVLLLMLLVTITGLIGYQWILYKLNNSNLEIAQHTPLDTEIELFHNNEKILIEQKVSNLLQSNFIVKLPHNISDLRCKTANGDNCNLVNEGREHRIYLENKTTVSFTYAILTDSQETAWWFDDWFVQFSNLENEIIPMNFEVMLTEKNKTTSWVAGASEIAIVEKDHLDYYVWSKQDSSELVLYMTSDSLHDNNEYGPLISIYSSEQKQDIEGLHNLIDKLSSQFELTIVRSAHDDVYYSSQLIVVPLETESKKIEELILSVYIKRFKQPYNDDIAWIWDVLPAFILDRPVGTSKVYEMSVELLEHVPSETKESFRKWLLEENVPAIKVNSLDLDHHLKLGTHLSTTFFSKNINQTAPLVPFYYTESRSVFFQNRKLNNDWAPVVRNEEVYFPFEVTLKGLGFNLTVFSKEKLYLLSKSGNSWRFYLDKTYFIYNQEDYGLLKKPLEQFDGEVFISEKWLEQLLKVDVIKRENGIYLM, from the coding sequence ATGATTAAACGAGTGGCTGTACTATTATTGATGCTATTAGTAACAATAACTGGATTAATAGGATATCAATGGATTTTATATAAATTAAACAATAGTAATTTAGAAATAGCGCAACATACTCCTTTGGATACAGAAATTGAACTATTCCACAATAATGAAAAAATATTAATTGAGCAAAAAGTATCTAACTTGTTGCAATCAAATTTTATCGTCAAACTTCCACATAATATTTCAGATTTACGGTGTAAAACCGCGAATGGTGATAACTGTAATCTTGTAAATGAAGGGCGAGAACATAGAATTTATTTAGAAAATAAAACAACCGTTTCATTTACGTATGCTATCCTTACAGATAGTCAAGAAACTGCATGGTGGTTTGACGATTGGTTTGTACAATTTTCTAATTTAGAAAACGAGATTATACCAATGAACTTCGAGGTTATGTTGACTGAGAAAAATAAGACTACGTCCTGGGTAGCGGGTGCATCAGAAATAGCAATAGTGGAAAAAGATCATTTAGATTATTATGTGTGGTCCAAACAAGATTCAAGTGAACTAGTGCTTTATATGACATCTGATTCTCTCCATGATAATAACGAGTATGGACCATTAATTTCCATTTATTCTAGTGAACAAAAGCAGGATATAGAAGGACTTCACAACTTAATAGACAAGCTATCATCTCAATTTGAATTAACGATTGTAAGATCCGCTCATGATGATGTATATTATTCATCCCAGTTAATCGTAGTTCCGTTGGAAACAGAAAGTAAAAAAATTGAGGAATTAATTCTTTCGGTTTATATAAAAAGATTTAAGCAACCTTATAATGACGATATCGCATGGATTTGGGATGTTCTGCCCGCTTTTATACTTGATCGTCCAGTTGGAACTAGTAAGGTTTATGAGATGTCAGTTGAATTGCTAGAACATGTACCTTCTGAAACTAAAGAGTCATTCCGTAAATGGCTATTAGAAGAAAATGTACCTGCTATAAAGGTTAATAGTCTAGATTTAGATCATCATTTAAAACTTGGTACACATTTATCCACTACTTTTTTTTCAAAAAACATTAACCAGACTGCCCCTCTTGTGCCATTCTATTACACTGAATCTAGATCCGTATTTTTTCAAAATAGGAAACTGAATAACGATTGGGCACCAGTTGTTAGAAATGAAGAAGTTTACTTTCCATTTGAAGTAACACTGAAGGGGCTAGGATTTAATCTAACTGTTTTTTCAAAAGAAAAACTATATTTACTGAGTAAAAGTGGAAACAGCTGGCGTTTTTACCTGGATAAAACCTACTTTATATATAATCAGGAGGATTACGGATTATTAAAAAAGCCACTTGAACAATTTGATGGGGAAGTTTTTATATCAGAAAAATGGTTAGAGCAATTATTGAAAGTAGATGTTATTAAACGTGAAAACGGCATATATCTTATGTAA
- a CDS encoding CAP domain-containing protein produces the protein MKRNLLGFTIAITILSLIIIYSQLFKITESNTVSEKLNEQTEKNGQAVDDLQDILKSKEQPLYNLIGKKTKDVTAFLGQPQRVDFSEYDYNWWIYNEKLENYLQIGVENDRVVTIFAMGEDNQIGPFKIGQTLEELKSFTEIKEKVAFEVENNSYRFELTKDDLATAPLVNFNGIWAQVFIDKFTGKVSSVRFIDEKTLVKIRPYELVYRGTLFHAEGIDLDKWEQIEKGKSRQILDMTNVIRMRNGLPLVNWDEKTAEVAYSHSREMFEQEYFSHSSPKNGGLSDRLIKGGVMFKVAGENIAARYVDAISAVEGWLNSEGHRRTLLNESFTHLGVGVYEKYYTQNFIQAW, from the coding sequence TTGAAACGAAATTTGTTGGGCTTCACTATAGCTATAACTATACTATCATTGATCATTATATATTCTCAGTTATTCAAAATAACTGAAAGCAATACTGTATCAGAAAAGTTAAACGAACAAACAGAAAAGAATGGACAAGCAGTTGACGATTTACAAGATATACTTAAATCTAAAGAACAGCCACTATACAATCTAATAGGAAAGAAAACGAAAGATGTTACAGCTTTTTTAGGACAACCTCAGCGTGTCGACTTTTCTGAATATGACTACAACTGGTGGATATATAATGAAAAACTAGAAAACTACCTTCAAATTGGAGTAGAGAATGATAGAGTAGTAACTATTTTTGCAATGGGAGAGGATAACCAGATCGGTCCTTTTAAAATTGGACAAACACTTGAAGAACTAAAAAGTTTTACAGAGATTAAGGAGAAAGTTGCCTTTGAAGTGGAAAATAATTCTTATCGATTTGAACTTACAAAAGACGATCTTGCCACAGCACCACTTGTAAATTTCAATGGTATTTGGGCACAAGTTTTTATTGATAAATTTACAGGTAAGGTTTCAAGTGTTAGGTTTATCGATGAAAAAACATTGGTTAAAATTCGGCCCTATGAATTAGTTTATCGGGGAACATTATTTCATGCAGAGGGAATTGATTTAGATAAATGGGAACAAATAGAAAAAGGGAAATCACGGCAAATTTTAGATATGACTAATGTTATTCGTATGAGAAATGGTCTTCCGCTTGTAAACTGGGATGAGAAAACAGCTGAGGTTGCGTACAGTCATTCACGAGAAATGTTTGAACAAGAATATTTCTCACATAGCTCTCCCAAGAATGGTGGGTTATCGGATCGACTAATAAAAGGTGGGGTAATGTTTAAAGTGGCTGGGGAAAATATTGCAGCCAGGTATGTCGATGCGATTTCTGCAGTTGAAGGCTGGTTAAATAGTGAAGGACACCGTCGAACACTATTGAATGAAAGCTTTACACATTTGGGAGTAGGCGTTTATGAAAAATATTATACACAAAACTTTATTCAGGCATGGTAA
- a CDS encoding YlbD family protein, with protein sequence MSKLHPKVQEFKEFVKRHPKMVEEVRANTKTWQDFFEDWYMFGEDDDMWTKYLSGHNEIEKEKEQKATTKDSDLMGQIFSLIKNVDMNEMQKHINNVSGAISNVQQLIREFQGSKQNSNQSNNRPHPFSFQKD encoded by the coding sequence ATGAGTAAACTACATCCAAAAGTCCAAGAATTTAAGGAATTTGTTAAACGGCATCCAAAAATGGTTGAAGAAGTTCGCGCCAATACTAAAACATGGCAAGACTTTTTTGAAGATTGGTATATGTTCGGTGAAGATGATGACATGTGGACTAAATATTTGAGTGGCCATAATGAAATAGAAAAAGAAAAAGAACAAAAAGCTACCACAAAGGATTCTGATTTAATGGGGCAAATATTCTCTTTGATAAAAAATGTAGATATGAATGAAATGCAAAAGCATATTAACAATGTAAGTGGAGCTATTTCTAATGTTCAACAATTAATAAGAGAATTTCAAGGTAGCAAACAAAATTCAAATCAAAGCAATAATAGACCACATCCATTCTCTTTTCAAAAAGATTAA
- the rsmD gene encoding 16S rRNA (guanine(966)-N(2))-methyltransferase RsmD: MRVIAGTCKGRPLKAVPGTTTRPTTDKIKESLFNMIGPFFDGGLGLDLFGGSGGLGIEGLSRGLDKVIFVDKDRKAVDIIRHNIELCRFTDQTEVYCNEAVRALKAIAKRDLQFSHIFLDPPYKLNVLEDIIKMIDDTNMLTSDGIIVTEYGTEMDLPDKIGSLQLFRKEIYGNTTVISIYGYVKSNDKGGDDE; encoded by the coding sequence ATGAGAGTAATTGCAGGTACATGTAAGGGAAGACCTTTAAAAGCAGTTCCAGGAACAACTACTCGACCAACAACAGATAAAATAAAAGAATCTCTTTTTAATATGATTGGTCCGTTTTTTGACGGAGGACTTGGACTTGATTTATTTGGAGGTAGCGGTGGCCTGGGAATAGAAGGGTTAAGCCGTGGCTTAGACAAGGTAATTTTTGTTGACAAAGATCGTAAAGCTGTCGATATAATTAGACATAATATCGAGCTTTGTAGATTTACCGATCAAACAGAAGTATATTGTAATGAGGCTGTAAGGGCTTTAAAAGCAATTGCTAAACGAGATCTGCAATTTTCACATATTTTTTTAGATCCACCATATAAGCTAAATGTATTAGAAGATATTATTAAAATGATTGATGATACTAATATGTTAACGAGTGACGGAATTATTGTAACAGAGTATGGAACAGAAATGGATTTACCGGATAAGATCGGTTCTTTGCAACTTTTTAGAAAAGAAATATACGGAAATACAACCGTTATTTCAATTTATGGTTATGTTAAAAGCAATGATAAGGGGGGGGACGATGAATAG
- a CDS encoding IS1182 family transposase: MFNTRKNTQNEVEFVSIEDLVPEDHLLRKIDKYIDFSFIPERVRPYYCEDNGRPSLDPLILFKMMFIGYIYGIRSERQLEREIQMNIAYRWFLGLKLTDPVPHHSTISWNRRMRFKDTDIFQEIFDESVMQAINHKMVGGRVLFTDSTHLKANANKHKFIKEEVEVETREYVEELNKAIEEDRVKHGKKPLKEKEEVNETKEIRKSTTDPDCGFMSRDNKQEMFCYLDHRTTDIKYNIITDAFVTPGNVHDSVPYLKRLDRQISRFDFNVEAVALDSGYLTNPICKGLFDREIFGVIAHRRYQPTRGLFQKWKFTYDADTDVYVCPNGEQLNYRTTTREGYREYKSDSKKCTNCPLLQQCTRSKNKQKVVTRHVWEEHKVRLNRLSSGGKILYKYRKETVERSFADSKELHGLRYCRLRGIKNASEQVLLTAACQNMKKIANHLAKLG; the protein is encoded by the coding sequence ATGTTTAACACTAGAAAAAATACTCAAAACGAAGTTGAATTTGTATCTATCGAAGACCTTGTCCCTGAAGATCATCTATTAAGAAAAATCGATAAGTACATAGACTTTTCATTTATTCCAGAAAGAGTTCGACCGTACTATTGCGAAGATAATGGACGTCCTTCGTTGGATCCACTTATTTTATTTAAGATGATGTTTATTGGTTATATTTACGGTATCCGTTCAGAAAGACAACTTGAACGTGAAATACAAATGAACATTGCTTACCGCTGGTTTCTTGGTCTTAAATTAACTGATCCAGTGCCACACCACTCCACTATTAGTTGGAACCGTCGAATGCGTTTTAAAGATACTGACATTTTTCAAGAGATCTTTGATGAAAGTGTTATGCAAGCCATTAATCATAAAATGGTTGGTGGGAGAGTCTTGTTTACTGATTCAACTCATTTAAAGGCAAATGCAAATAAGCATAAATTCATAAAAGAAGAAGTTGAAGTGGAGACACGTGAATATGTAGAGGAATTAAATAAAGCCATTGAGGAAGATCGAGTAAAACATGGAAAAAAGCCTCTAAAGGAAAAAGAGGAGGTGAATGAAACGAAAGAAATCCGGAAGAGTACAACTGATCCGGATTGTGGATTTATGTCACGTGATAATAAGCAAGAAATGTTCTGTTATCTAGACCACCGTACAACCGATATTAAATACAATATTATAACAGATGCCTTTGTAACTCCCGGTAATGTCCATGATTCAGTTCCTTATCTCAAGCGATTAGATCGTCAAATCTCACGATTTGATTTTAACGTAGAAGCGGTGGCACTAGATTCTGGATACTTAACAAATCCAATATGTAAGGGATTATTTGATCGTGAGATCTTTGGTGTAATTGCCCACAGAAGATATCAACCGACAAGAGGACTTTTTCAAAAGTGGAAATTTACATATGATGCGGATACAGATGTATATGTCTGTCCCAATGGTGAACAATTAAATTATCGTACCACAACAAGGGAAGGATATCGTGAATATAAATCCGACTCTAAAAAATGTACAAATTGCCCTCTCCTACAACAATGTACACGGTCAAAAAATAAGCAAAAAGTGGTCACACGACATGTTTGGGAAGAACATAAAGTGAGACTTAACCGATTATCTTCAGGAGGAAAAATTCTTTATAAATATAGAAAAGAAACCGTAGAGCGAAGCTTTGCAGATTCAAAAGAACTGCATGGGCTTCGCTACTGCCGGTTACGAGGAATTAAAAATGCAAGTGAGCAAGTGCTACTTACAGCAGCTTGCCAGAATATGAAAAAGATTGCCAACCATCTAGCGAAACTTGGCTAG
- a CDS encoding CBS domain-containing protein: MKSVRDIMSNNVEYCTPLDNAFEVAVKMKDLNVGAIPIVENNQLVGMITDRDLVVRGIAEKRSGSNSVTNLMSEELVTVTPDTPVSEAARIMAEKQIRRLPVVENGQLIGIVALGDLAIEKLSDEQAGYALSEISEPPEAHM; this comes from the coding sequence TTGAAAAGTGTACGTGATATAATGTCAAATAATGTGGAATATTGTACACCCTTAGATAATGCTTTTGAAGTAGCGGTGAAAATGAAGGACTTAAACGTTGGTGCCATTCCAATTGTTGAAAATAATCAACTTGTCGGAATGATCACTGACCGAGATCTTGTAGTTAGAGGGATTGCGGAAAAACGTTCGGGTTCAAATTCAGTTACTAATTTAATGAGTGAAGAGTTAGTCACAGTTACGCCAGATACACCTGTTAGTGAAGCTGCAAGAATAATGGCCGAAAAGCAAATTCGCCGTCTTCCAGTTGTAGAAAATGGTCAATTAATTGGAATTGTTGCTTTAGGTGACTTAGCGATTGAAAAGTTATCAGATGAACAAGCAGGATATGCTTTAAGCGAAATTTCAGAACCACCAGAAGCACATATGTAA
- the safA gene encoding SafA/ExsA family spore coat assembly protein — MVKKLIISALFLFALIAFASSGSAQTQTTYTVRSGDSMWKISVRYQIGLSEVIQANPHIKNPALIYPGQKITIPLINDIKSIEEAVISLTNQERAKNGLPALSANWELSRVARFKSADMRDKNYFSHTSPTYGSPFTMMKNFGISYRAAAENIAAGQTTAQEVVRSWMNSPGHRKNILDSRMTQIGVGYAKGGSYRHYWTQMFIQK, encoded by the coding sequence TTGGTGAAGAAATTAATAATAAGCGCGCTATTCCTTTTTGCACTTATTGCATTTGCTTCAAGTGGTAGCGCGCAAACACAGACAACATATACTGTCCGTTCTGGAGATTCAATGTGGAAGATTTCTGTTAGGTATCAAATTGGATTAAGTGAAGTAATTCAAGCTAATCCTCACATAAAAAACCCAGCTCTAATATATCCTGGGCAGAAGATTACCATTCCGCTCATTAACGATATTAAGAGCATAGAGGAAGCGGTTATTTCGCTTACAAACCAAGAGCGAGCAAAAAATGGACTTCCTGCTCTATCAGCAAATTGGGAACTATCTCGTGTAGCTAGGTTCAAGTCAGCGGATATGAGAGATAAAAATTATTTTAGTCATACCTCACCTACCTATGGATCGCCATTTACTATGATGAAGAATTTTGGTATTTCATATCGAGCTGCAGCTGAAAACATAGCAGCAGGTCAAACCACTGCTCAAGAAGTAGTTAGATCGTGGATGAACAGTCCTGGTCATCGGAAAAACATTTTAGATTCCAGAATGACACAAATAGGTGTAGGGTATGCTAAAGGTGGGTCATACCGTCATTACTGGACACAAATGTTTATCCAAAAATAA
- the coaD gene encoding pantetheine-phosphate adenylyltransferase produces the protein MNRIAVCPGSFDPITFGHLDIIKRGASVFDTVFVCVLNNSSKKPLFTVEERIELIEKVTKDIPNVKVESFNGLLIDYASKKEAKVILRGLRAVSDFEYEMQITSMNRKLSENIETFFMMTNNQYSFLSSSIVKEAAKYHGNVSGLVPPVVEQALYEKFTPRS, from the coding sequence ATGAATAGGATTGCTGTGTGTCCAGGTAGTTTTGATCCTATTACATTTGGGCATCTTGATATTATTAAACGTGGTGCCAGTGTATTTGATACAGTTTTTGTTTGTGTATTAAATAATTCTTCAAAAAAGCCACTTTTTACAGTTGAAGAGCGTATTGAGCTTATTGAAAAGGTTACTAAGGATATCCCAAATGTAAAAGTGGAATCCTTTAACGGTTTATTAATTGATTATGCAAGTAAAAAAGAAGCAAAAGTAATTTTAAGAGGATTGAGAGCGGTTTCAGATTTTGAATATGAAATGCAAATCACCTCAATGAACCGCAAGCTATCAGAAAATATAGAAACTTTCTTTATGATGACAAATAACCAATACTCTTTTTTAAGTTCAAGTATTGTTAAAGAAGCTGCCAAGTACCATGGTAATGTTTCCGGACTAGTTCCCCCTGTTGTGGAACAAGCACTATATGAAAAATTTACCCCTCGTTCTTAA
- a CDS encoding Asp23/Gls24 family envelope stress response protein has translation MIKKVMEKGTLSITENVFAIISSIVINEIEDIASTVSDIKDDFVRVVNKKGNQRGITIDHTQDQLTIDIKISVYYGACISEVCFDLQKKIKNEIEIMTGVDVHAVNVFVDSVKFRDQS, from the coding sequence TTGATTAAAAAGGTAATGGAAAAGGGTACATTGTCTATTACAGAGAATGTGTTTGCTATCATATCTTCAATCGTCATTAACGAAATAGAAGATATTGCCAGTACAGTATCTGATATTAAAGACGATTTTGTACGTGTTGTGAATAAAAAAGGCAATCAACGAGGAATAACAATTGATCACACTCAAGACCAACTTACTATTGATATAAAAATATCAGTTTATTATGGTGCATGCATTAGCGAGGTTTGTTTTGATTTACAAAAGAAAATAAAAAATGAAATTGAAATTATGACGGGGGTAGATGTGCACGCAGTAAACGTTTTTGTTGATTCGGTTAAATTTAGAGATCAATCTTAG
- a CDS encoding YlbF family regulator encodes MLATKERVDILDNADQLSKMILSSEVVEEYFQCLYKLRQDETAINLIKKFVKQKEKYDEVHRFGRYHPDYLQVITETRTLKREMDLNSHVAAFKQSETKVQSLLDEISVLIGKSVSDYIKVPTGDPFFDTLGGGCSSGGCGSGGSCGCS; translated from the coding sequence ATGCTAGCAACAAAAGAAAGAGTTGATATATTAGATAATGCTGATCAACTTTCGAAGATGATTTTAAGTTCTGAAGTCGTTGAAGAATACTTTCAATGTTTATATAAATTGCGTCAAGACGAAACTGCTATAAATTTGATTAAAAAGTTTGTTAAACAGAAAGAGAAATATGATGAAGTACACCGGTTTGGAAGATATCATCCTGATTACCTTCAAGTGATAACTGAAACGCGCACATTAAAAAGAGAAATGGATTTGAACAGCCATGTTGCTGCTTTTAAACAATCCGAAACAAAAGTTCAGTCTTTATTAGATGAAATCAGTGTACTAATAGGTAAGTCTGTATCTGATTATATAAAGGTTCCAACCGGTGATCCTTTCTTTGACACATTGGGTGGTGGCTGTAGTAGTGGTGGTTGCGGTAGCGGTGGCAGCTGTGGTTGCAGTTAA
- a CDS encoding YlbG family protein, which translates to MSSNRQGIIVWLHSLKQVKQIKRFGNIHYVSKKLKYAVIYMDMERVEGAISRLQAMPFVRKVEPSYKPFLKTEFENSKPDKAKEYDYKIGI; encoded by the coding sequence ATTTCTAGTAATCGTCAAGGAATAATTGTTTGGCTACACTCATTAAAGCAAGTTAAACAGATCAAGCGCTTTGGGAATATTCATTATGTATCCAAAAAGTTGAAATATGCGGTTATATATATGGATATGGAACGTGTAGAAGGTGCAATTAGCCGCCTTCAAGCAATGCCTTTTGTAAGAAAGGTTGAACCTTCGTATAAGCCTTTCCTAAAAACTGAATTTGAAAATTCAAAACCAGATAAAGCAAAGGAATATGATTATAAAATAGGTATTTAA
- a CDS encoding DUF7147 family protein yields the protein MIQRFIELGEGYSDLYELIEMAKVNHKRLVHLMAFNSKINDDEVTSLAVVLQPTDPGNFQPIYICREGIPNPEKKPNKRYELFKETALMLGKEIITLKVKPSTIYPEKELYYQHLIAILRLNHYIAPLQ from the coding sequence ATGATACAACGCTTTATTGAGCTTGGAGAAGGTTATTCTGATTTATATGAGCTAATTGAAATGGCCAAAGTAAATCACAAAAGATTAGTACATTTGATGGCATTCAATTCAAAGATTAACGACGACGAAGTGACTTCACTAGCAGTCGTTTTACAACCAACAGACCCTGGAAATTTTCAGCCTATTTATATTTGTCGTGAGGGAATCCCAAATCCTGAAAAAAAACCAAATAAACGCTATGAACTATTTAAAGAAACAGCTCTTATGCTTGGTAAGGAAATTATTACACTTAAAGTTAAGCCATCCACTATATATCCAGAAAAAGAATTATATTACCAACATTTAATTGCGATTCTACGTTTGAACCATTATATTGCACCACTGCAATAA
- the ytvI gene encoding sporulation integral membrane protein YtvI: MLTNKTKRYVLITIILIAVLALCLLILPLSIPLIIALITALILEPSVKFIQMKLKNKRKLSVLIVFTLFLFLLVLGNYILVTKVVTEVVQLAQNAPTYINEVNNLWLKAEKQLTTAAEDLPIEVVTEISDQVEGFLTKMRTGLTEKVNIDNITKLITNIPNYLVSIIVYLIALFLFMLELPNLKERIYAHFTPKTADRVSFMTSRLYYVVFGFCKAQFLVSIIIFIVSLIGLLLIVPEVALIMALIIWVIDVIPIIGSIVIMLPWSLFQLLTGNIAVGTQLAILGGILLVIRRTVEPKVMGKHIGLSPLATLIAMYLGLKLFGILGFIIGPLVIIAFNSAREAGIIKVNFKI; encoded by the coding sequence TTGCTAACAAATAAAACAAAACGTTACGTTCTAATTACGATCATTCTGATTGCTGTACTAGCTCTTTGTTTATTAATTTTACCGTTATCGATCCCTTTAATAATCGCTTTAATAACAGCATTAATATTAGAACCCTCTGTGAAATTTATACAGATGAAACTGAAGAATAAAAGAAAGCTTTCAGTATTAATTGTTTTTACCTTATTTCTTTTTTTACTCGTATTAGGTAACTATATACTCGTCACTAAAGTTGTTACAGAAGTTGTGCAGCTTGCTCAAAATGCACCTACATATATTAATGAAGTTAATAACTTGTGGTTAAAAGCAGAAAAGCAGCTCACAACTGCTGCGGAAGATTTACCAATAGAGGTAGTTACCGAAATTAGTGATCAAGTAGAAGGTTTTTTAACTAAAATGAGAACTGGTTTAACAGAAAAAGTGAATATAGACAATATCACAAAATTAATAACAAATATTCCAAATTACTTAGTTAGTATTATCGTCTATTTAATTGCTTTGTTTTTATTTATGCTCGAATTACCCAATTTAAAAGAACGAATATACGCACATTTTACACCTAAAACAGCTGACCGTGTTTCATTTATGACGTCTAGATTATACTATGTTGTGTTTGGTTTTTGTAAAGCACAATTCTTAGTAAGTATAATTATTTTTATTGTTTCATTAATTGGATTATTACTAATTGTTCCCGAGGTAGCCTTAATTATGGCCCTTATTATATGGGTTATCGATGTTATTCCCATTATTGGTTCCATTGTTATTATGTTACCTTGGTCCTTGTTTCAATTATTGACAGGAAATATTGCTGTAGGTACCCAGTTGGCTATACTTGGGGGCATACTTTTGGTAATCAGAAGAACAGTTGAACCTAAGGTGATGGGAAAACATATTGGCTTATCCCCACTTGCAACGTTAATTGCAATGTACCTTGGCTTAAAGCTATTTGGCATTTTAGGATTTATTATAGGTCCTCTAGTTATTATAGCTTTTAACTCTGCTAGAGAAGCTGGGATAATTAAAGTTAATTTTAAAATCTAA
- a CDS encoding YlbE-like family protein yields MRREIQLYLRSKPELLNFVREKPIWYRLLSRNPEKMYDIEQAAKIFYGRTLPQRLERLQNQIQLARMLMDMMIMSKNNNG; encoded by the coding sequence TTGCGCCGTGAAATTCAATTATACTTAAGATCTAAACCCGAGTTATTGAACTTTGTTAGAGAAAAGCCAATCTGGTATCGGTTGTTAAGCAGAAATCCTGAAAAAATGTATGACATTGAGCAAGCAGCTAAAATTTTTTATGGAAGAACTCTCCCACAGAGGTTAGAACGTCTGCAGAATCAAATTCAATTAGCACGTATGTTAATGGATATGATGATTATGTCAAAGAATAATAATGGCTAA